The following coding sequences are from one Nicotiana tomentosiformis chromosome 3, ASM39032v3, whole genome shotgun sequence window:
- the LOC104094540 gene encoding putative nitric oxide synthase has product MAPKLLALSSLSSISPFRLPNCHISTPNCTPSKLNIFKFHTPKPNLILCKSTESQAVSESEPEGYGAAAPTRGDIYLQRQQAVAASSTVLATTKKKKKKKDKIFKVSNLAPCCYGCGAPLHTSEVDAPGYVDQETYDLKKKHHQLRKVLCGRCRLLSHGHMITAVGGNGGYSGGKQFVTAEELREKLSHLRNEKALIVKLVDIVDFNGSFLARVRDLAGANPIILVITKVDLLPKETDLNCVGDWVVEATMKKKLNVLSVHLTSSKSLVGIAGVVSEIQKEKKGRDVYILGSANVGKSAFINALLNTMSYNDPVAATARKYKPIQSAVPGTTLGPIPIDAFLGGGKVYDTPGVHLHHRQAAVIHAEDLPTLAPQSRLRGQAFPSSGLNLESLIADRGRSSGLSGLSIFWGGLVRIDVLKVLPETCLTFYGPKALQLHMVPTEEADEFYQKELGILLTPPTGKEKADGWMGLETKRQLQIKYEDIERPTCDVAISGLGWFSVIPVNKSVGTSDPISEVTAGELTFAVHVPKPVEIFVRPPLPVGKAGGQWYDYRELTEEESEVRPKWFF; this is encoded by the exons ATGGCGCCTAAACTCCTTGCTCTATCCTCCTTATCTTCCATTTCTCCATTCCGTCTCCCTAATTGCCACATTTCAACTCCTAATTGTACACCTAGCAAGCTTAACATCTTCAAATTCCACACTCCTAAACCCAACCTTATCCTCTGCAAATCCACAGAATCACAGGCTGTCTCAGAATCCGAACCCGAGGGATATGGAGCTGCCGCTCCGACCCGAGGCGACATTTACCTTCAACGCCAACAGGCTGTGGCTGCATCTTCAACGGTGCTAGCCACCactaagaagaaaaagaagaagaaagataaaatcttcaaagtttccaaCTTGGCTCCTTGCTGTTACGGTTGTGGAGCTCCGTTACACACCTCGGAAGTGGATGCCCCGGGTTATGTTGACCAGGAGACATATGATTTG AAAAAGAAGCATCACCAGCTTAGAAAAGTTCTTTGTGGACGATGTCGCCTACTGTCTCATGGGCACATGATTACTGCAGTAGGTGGAAATGGAGGTTATTCTGGAGGCAAGCAATTTGTTACTGCAGAAGAGCTTCGAGAAAAGCTGTCTCATTTACGCAATGAGAAAGCTTTGATTGTTAAATTG GTTGATATTGTAGACTTCAATGGCAGTTTTCTGGCTCGTGTCCGAGATCTTGCCGGTGCAAATCCCATAATTTTGGTTATAACTAAG GTGGATCTTCTTCCAAAAGAAACTGATCTTAATTGTGTTGGTGACTGGGTTGTGGAGGCCACAATGAAGAAGAAGCTTAA TGTTCTGAGCGTTCATTTAACTAGTTCAAAGTCATTGGTTGGAATCGCTGGGGTGGTGTCAGaaatccaaaaagaaaaaaag GGAAGGGATGTATACATTCTG GGCTCAGCAAACGTGGGAAAATCTGCATTCATCAATGCGCTGTTAA ATACAATGTCATATAATGATCCAGTTGCAGCCACTGCACGAAAATACAAACCAATACAATCAGCTGTTCCTGGAACTACACTGGGTCCAATCCCAATTGATGCTTTCCTTGGTGGTGGG AAAGTGTATGATACTCCTGGAGTCCATCTTCATCATAGGCAAGCTGCAGTTATTCACGCAGAAGATCTCCCCACTCTTGCTCCTCAAAGTCGTCTCCGTGGTCAAGCTTTTCCA AGTTCTGGGCTAAACTTGGAGTCACTGATAGCTGACCGAGGGAGATCAAGTGGCTTGAGTGGATTATCAATATTTTGGGGAGGCCTCGTGCGAATCGATGTTTTGAAG GTTCTCCCAGAGACTTGTTTGACATTCTATGGACCCAAGGCATTGCAACTTCATATGGTGCCTACTGAAGAAGCAGATGAGTTCTACCAA AAAGAACTAGGAATTTTATTGACACCGCCGACAGGAAAAGAAAAGGCAGATGGCTGGATGGGACTTGAAACGAAGCGCCAGTTACAAATTAAATATGAGGATATTGAGAG ACCTACCTGCGATGTGGCTATATCTGGTCTTGGATGGTTCTCTGTTATACCAGTTAACAAATCAGTCGGAACATCTGATCCGATTTCAGAAGTTACAGCTGGAGAGCTAACCTTTGCTGTCCATGTTCCGAAGCCAGTAGAGATTTTTGTTCGACCTCCTCTACCAGTTGGCAAAGCTGGAGGACAGTGGTATGACTACAGGGAGTTGACAGAGGAGGAATCAGAAGTTAGACCCAAATGGTTTTTCTGA
- the LOC104094539 gene encoding probable aquaporin TIP5-1: protein MASLASRLQHSVTPNALRSYVAEFLSTFLFVFAAAGAAMSTRKMTPDATSDPSSLVAVAVANAFALSVAVYISANISGGHVNPAVTFGMAIGGHISIPMSIFYWISQMLGSVMACLVLKCTNQQVQTHGIPHDMTGFGGAVLEGVMTFGLVYTVYAAADPRRCVHGAIGPLAIGLIVGANVMASGPFTGGSMNPAYSFGSAVVKGSFGNQAVYWVGPFIGAAIAGILYDNVVFPPQATESLRGIGGGIAV, encoded by the exons ATGGCGTCCCTTGCTTCCCGCTTGCAGCACTCTGTGACTCCCAATGCTCTTAGATCCTATGTCGCAGagtttctctccactttccttttcGTCTTTGCCGCTGCCGGCGCTGCCATGTCTACCA GGAAAATGACACCTGATGCGACATCAGATCCATCTAGCCTAGTGGCAGTTGCAGTTGCAAATGCATTTGCATTGTCCGTGGCTGTGTATATATCAGCCAATATCTCGGGCGGCCACGTGAATCCGGCTGTCACGTTTGGAATGGCTATAGGAGGCCATATAAGTATTCCCATGTCCATATTCTACTGGATTTCTCAGATGCTTGGTTCTGTCATGGCTTGCCTTGTTCTAAAATGCACTAACCAG CAAGTTCAGACACATGGAATTCCTCACGACATGACTGGTTTTGGAGGAGCAGTGCTCGAAGGTGTAATGACATTTGGTTTAGTGTACACAGTTTATGCAGCTGCTGATCCTAGACGTTGCGTCCACGGAGCAATTGGGCCATTGGCAATTGGGCTCATTGTGGGAGCAAACGTCATGGCTTCAGGCCCATTTACTGGGGGATCAATGAACCCTGCTTACTCATTTGGATCTGCTGTTGTCAAAGGGAGCTTCGGCAATCAAGCAGTGTACTGGGTTGGACCTTTCATTGGTGCAGCCATAGCAGGAATTCTATATGATAATGTGGTTTTTCCTCCACAAGCGACTGAGTCTTTGAGGGGAATAGGTGGTGGGATTGCTGTTTAA